The sequence below is a genomic window from Streptomyces sp. NBC_00582.
GGTATAGAGCCTGCATGATCCTCTCGCGGTACGTCTTCCGGTCTCGCAATATCGCCATGACGCGCCTTCCTCTGCTGCCCACGGTCGGGCCGAAGTCGATGTCATCCGCGGCCGCCGTCGCGGTGGGGCGCGTCGGAACGCTCGCGTCTACCGTCGACCGACGGTGCCTCCGGGGCCGACGCCCGATCCCCGGCAGAACATCGCTGTAGTGGAAGGCAGCGATCCGTTCGTCGTGCTGACCGTTGAGCTGGTGGATCAGAACGACTCCGACGGCGATCAGGACGAGCAGCACGGCCACGGCGATGACAAGCATCGGATCTCACCTCCGCCGACCGCCGGGCGAAGGCCCCGCCGAGCCGATGGTCCGGGGCAGGGACGACGGCCGACCTGCCCCGCCGTCGGTCTCCCAGGCTTCTTCCCTGCTTCGGGCATCGATCCTGTCAGCTGCTTGCTGCCGGGCCGGGGCATCGATGCCGTCGCCGGCCATCAGCTGCGCGGCGGCTTCCGCACCGGTTTCCGGCGGAATCACCAGCACGTCCCGGCGGCCGCCAGCGGAGAAGAGAGTGAGTCTGTGCGGATCCTGATCCTCGGTGGACCAGTCCACCTGCACGGTGCGCCCGGCGTCGGACACCCAGTGCGGCAGGACGGGCCAGTAGGCCGGGTGCACGGTGACACCCGTGATACGACCCCAGAGATCGCCCAGTGCGGCCGTCAGGGTGGGCAGCTCACGGGTGAGGGCACGGGAGCGAGGCCACCACATGCCGTCCAGCCCGCCCGGCGCGGGTCTCAGGGACAGCCGGGCCGCCGGCGGCGGCGTGCGCCTGCTCGATGTCGTACGGTCAATGGTCACGGCCATGGCGCGGACCTGTCCCCGGGCTCGTGGGTGCGGCCCGGCGCTGTCGATCACCGGAAACGGCACCCGCAGCGGAGCCGGTGCGCGAAAAACTCCCGGTGTCTTCACACTACTCCGCTCACCGGCCCGAAAAGCGCGGGTGACCAGGTAGTTTCCTGCCTTCGGGACCTGGTCGCCGGTGCCGATGCCGGTCAGAGCCAGTCCTTGCGCTTGAACGTCAGATACAGCAATGCGGACAGGAGCACGATGACGGCGGCGGAGGTGATGAATCCCGACTCGCGGCCGAAACCGGGATAGGGGAGATTCTGGCCGTAGTAGCCGGTGATCGCGGTGGGAACGGCGATGATCGCGGCCCAGCTCGTCACCTTCTTCATGATCAGGTTCATGCTGTTGGCCTGGACCGAGAGGTTCGTCTCCATGACCGAGGCCACCAGGTCCCGCAGTGATTCCGTCCACTCGGTAGCGCGCAGCACGTGGTCGTAGACGTCCTGGTAGTACGGGACGAGAGGGTCGGTGATCAGGTGCAGGCCGGGGCGCATGAGCCCGTTGACCACCTCGCGCATCGGAAGCACGACGCGGCGCAGCTGGACGAGCGACTTACGCAGTGCGAAGACCCGGCGCTGCACGGCTTCGATCTCGCGGCGCCCGGCCGCGAAGAGCAGGCCCTCCAGCTCCTCGATGCTGTCGTCCAGTTGCCGGACGCCGGCGAAGTGTCCGTCCACGAGATGGTCGAGCAGGCCGTGCAGCAGGAATCCGACGCCGTGGCCGGCCAGGTCCGGGCTCTCGTCCCAGCGGGCGACGACGTCCTCGATGTCGAGGCCGTCGTCCTTGCGGACGGTGATCATGGCCTGACTGGTGAGGAATACGGCGATCTCGCTGTACGTCAGCTGCGCACCGTCCGGGCTGACGGTCACGGCATAGGCGCTGAGGAACTCGTGGGTGCGATAGCGGTCGAGTTTCGGCCGCTGTCCACGCTGGGCGGCATCCTCCAGAGCCAGTTCGTGGATGCCGAACTCCTGACCGAGCATGGTGAGTTCAGCGGCTCCGGGCCGGTGCAGGTCCAGCCACAGGACCGACGCCGGATCAGCGAGATGCGCAGGGACGTCACCGACGGGAAAGTCCTCCAGGACCAGAGTGCCGTCGTGATACAGCCGGGTACGCGTCACCATGGCCCGAGGCTAGTGTCTTATATCCCTTCCATGCCGCTTCACCCCGATTGCCAGCGCGGCAGGTTCATCGACAGCGGCCGCCCTCCGGGGAGGATCTCACGACGTCAAAGCCCGGCGACATCCGCAGGCTCCGGCCGACGAGCACCAGGGTGCCGGTCCGAAGGCAGGAATGCGGGTACCCGGCTACGGCATCGCATCCGGCGTGCACCGCCCGACCGGATGCGGCCCGTCAGCCAGGAAGGACACGCCGACGGCATGACCGCGCACACCCCTCCCCGTCGCCCGCCTCCCCCCGCAGGCGGCAGTGATTTCGCCCGCCTGTCCAAGAAGATCGCCGAGGCCGGCCTGATGAACCGGCGCCCCGGCTACTACACCGTCCGGTCCATCGCCGTGGCCGTCGCCTACGCCGGGGGCTGGAGCGCGTTCGTCGTCATCGGCGCCGGCTGGTGGACCCTGGCGCTCGCCGCGTTCCTCGCCATGATGTTCGGCCAGGTGGCTCTGCTCGCCCACGACGTCGCGCACGGCCAGGTCTTCCGCCGGCGCCGGCCCAGCGAGACGGCAGGCCGCATCGCAGGGGCCGCGATCGGGATGGGCTACGGATGGTGGCAGGACAAACACACCCGCCACCACGCCAACCCCAACCACGAGGACCTCGACCCCGACATCGCCCCCGACCTGCTCGTGTGGTCCCAGGACCAGGCCCGCGCCGCGACCGGACTGCCGAGGCTCCTCGGCCGCTGGCAGGCGTTCCTCTTCTTTCCCCTGCTCCTGCTCGAAGGGGTCAACCTTCATGTCTCCAGCGCGCGGGCACTGGGCAACCGCGCCCTGAAGAACCGCGCCCTGGACGGCACGCTGCTCTACGGCCACATCGCCGCCTACCTGACCGCAGTGTTCCTCATTCTCCCGCCCGGCATGGCGATCGCGTTCCTGGCCGTCCACCAGTGCCTGTTCGGCCTGTACCTCGGTTGTCTGTTCGCCCCCAACCACAAGGGCATGCCGATCCTGACCGGCAACGACCGCCCCGACTTCCTGCGCCGCCAGGTCCTCACCGCACGCAACGTACGCGGCAGCTGGTTCACCGACCTCGCCCTGGGCGGCCTGAACCACCAGATCGAACACCACCTGTTCCCCAGCATGCCCAGCCCGCACCTGCGCAGGGCCCGGCCCCTCGTCCGCCGCTACTGCCAGGACCTCGGAGTCGACTATCTGGAAACCGGACTGATCGCCTCCTACCGGCAAGCACTCGCCAGTCTCCACCGAGCAGGAGCCCCACTGCGGCGAGCCCGTATCGGCAGCGCCCCAGCATGACGCACCGGCGCCAGCGGCGTACTCCAGAGCCCTGTCCCGGTGCCCGGCTGCAGTGATCCGGTGAAACGCAACTGCCGGAACAGCCCCGTCGGCCCCGGCGGGGCTGCGCCGCCTCACGGCTCCCCTTGAGGTGGCCGCTAACGCGGTCGCGCGACCGCGGCCACCAGGCGCCGTCCAGCAGGGCCGTTGCGGAACCGGTGGGAGCGAGCGTGAGGCGAGAGACGGGGGCGAGCCGCCTTCGGGTGAAGCCGGGCGGGAGATGGTCGCAGTCATGACGCGAACCCTGCCTCA
It includes:
- a CDS encoding DUF5994 family protein; amino-acid sequence: MAVTIDRTTSSRRTPPPAARLSLRPAPGGLDGMWWPRSRALTRELPTLTAALGDLWGRITGVTVHPAYWPVLPHWVSDAGRTVQVDWSTEDQDPHRLTLFSAGGRRDVLVIPPETGAEAAAQLMAGDGIDAPARQQAADRIDARSREEAWETDGGAGRPSSLPRTIGSAGPSPGGRRR
- a CDS encoding magnesium transporter CorA family protein, with amino-acid sequence MVTRTRLYHDGTLVLEDFPVGDVPAHLADPASVLWLDLHRPGAAELTMLGQEFGIHELALEDAAQRGQRPKLDRYRTHEFLSAYAVTVSPDGAQLTYSEIAVFLTSQAMITVRKDDGLDIEDVVARWDESPDLAGHGVGFLLHGLLDHLVDGHFAGVRQLDDSIEELEGLLFAAGRREIEAVQRRVFALRKSLVQLRRVVLPMREVVNGLMRPGLHLITDPLVPYYQDVYDHVLRATEWTESLRDLVASVMETNLSVQANSMNLIMKKVTSWAAIIAVPTAITGYYGQNLPYPGFGRESGFITSAAVIVLLSALLYLTFKRKDWL
- a CDS encoding fatty acid desaturase family protein, which codes for MTAHTPPRRPPPPAGGSDFARLSKKIAEAGLMNRRPGYYTVRSIAVAVAYAGGWSAFVVIGAGWWTLALAAFLAMMFGQVALLAHDVAHGQVFRRRRPSETAGRIAGAAIGMGYGWWQDKHTRHHANPNHEDLDPDIAPDLLVWSQDQARAATGLPRLLGRWQAFLFFPLLLLEGVNLHVSSARALGNRALKNRALDGTLLYGHIAAYLTAVFLILPPGMAIAFLAVHQCLFGLYLGCLFAPNHKGMPILTGNDRPDFLRRQVLTARNVRGSWFTDLALGGLNHQIEHHLFPSMPSPHLRRARPLVRRYCQDLGVDYLETGLIASYRQALASLHRAGAPLRRARIGSAPA